From the genome of Glycine max cultivar Williams 82 chromosome 2, Glycine_max_v4.0, whole genome shotgun sequence, one region includes:
- the LOC100820137 gene encoding ras-related protein RABA4d translates to MMSNLYGEYNHKIDYVFKVVLVGDSAVGKTQLLARFAKNQFNVDSKATIGVEFQTKTLIIDKKTVKAQIWDTAGQERYRAVTSAYYRGAVGAMLVYDVTRRPSFDNMAKWLEELRGHADKNIVVMLIGNKCDLGTLRAVPTEDAEEFAQRENLFFMETSALESTNVETAFLTILTEIYRLVSKKTLTANDDADPSGISGLLKGTKIIVPSQDINAGEKKGGCC, encoded by the exons ATGATGTCGAACCTGTACGGCGAATACAACCACAAGATCGACTACGTGTTCAAGGTGGTGCTGGTCGGAGACTCCGCCGTGGGGAAGACCCAGCTCCTCGCGCGCTTCGCCAAGAACCAATTCAACGTCGATTCTAAAGCCACCATTGGCGTCGAGTTTCAGACCAAAACGCTCATCATCGACAAGAAGACCGTCAAGGCCCAAATATGGGACACCGCCGGCCAAGAAAG gTACAGGGCAGTTACTAGTGCATATTATCGTGGTGCTGTTGGAGCAATGTTAGTTTATGACGTGACTAGACGCCCATCATTTGATAACATGGCAAAGTGGTTAGAGGAACTGCGGGGCCACGCTGACAAAAACATTGTTGTAATGCTAATTGGCAACAAGTGTGATCTTGGAACTCTTAGAGCGGTGCCAACTGAAGATGCCGAGGAGTTTGCGCAAAGAGAGAACCTATTCTTTATGGAGACATCAGCACTCGAGTCCACTAATGTGGAAACTGCCTTTCTGACCATTCTAACTGAGATATACAGACTTGTAAGCAAGAAAACACTGACTGCCAATGATGATGCAGATCCAAGTGGTATTTCAGGACTTCTGAAGGGAACCAAGATAATTGTTCCTAGCCAAGACATTAATGCTGGTGAAAAGAAGGGTGGCTGCTGTTGA